One Ananas comosus cultivar F153 linkage group 1, ASM154086v1, whole genome shotgun sequence DNA window includes the following coding sequences:
- the LOC109724051 gene encoding probable ADP,ATP carrier protein At5g56450 has product MRRSRRRRIEDADDEEEEEEEAIDDAAEAAEVATIEVVGGGRGGEEERRRRGRGWGREGEGVERDVVGGAVHTVVAPIERVKLLLQTQDGNAALLGRRRRFRGFVDCVARTVRDEGALSLWRGNGTGVLRYYPSVALNFSLKDLYRSMLKGEETSANNQLFTSIATTNFIAGAAAGCTTLVIIYPLDIAHTRLAADVGHTDSRQFRGICHFLHTIYQKNGIRGIYRGLPASLHGMVIHRGLYFGGFDTVKDCLITNESPLWKRWVAAQAVTTTAGLISYPLDTVRRRMMMQSGMEKPVYDSTLDCWRKIYRLEGLGSFYRGALSNMFRSTGAAAILVLYDEVKKFMNWGGL; this is encoded by the exons ATGAGGAGGTCGCGGCGTAGGCGAATCGAAGAcgccgacgacgaagaagaagaagaagaagaagcgatCGAcgacgcggcggaggcggcggaggtggcgacGATCGAAGTCGTTGGTGGCGggcgaggaggagaggaggagaggaggaggagggggagaggatGGGGAAGGGAGGGTGAGGGAGTCGAGAGGGATGTGGTGGGGGGCGCGGTGCACACGGTGGTGGCGCCGATCGAGCGGGTGAAGCTGCTGCTCCAGACGCAGGACGGGAACGCCGCGCTCctcgggcgccgccgccgcttccgcgGCTTCGTCGACTGCGTCGCCCGCACCGTGCGCGACGAGGGCGCCCTCTCCCTCTGGCGCGGCAACGGCACCGGCGTCCTCCGATACTACCCCTCCGTCGCCCTCAACTTCTCCCTCAAG GATCTATACAGGTCCATGTTAAAAGGTGAAGAAACATCGGCCAACAACCAATTATTCACGTCCATCGCGACCACCAACTTCATCGCTGGGGCTGCGGCCGGCTGCACGACCCTAGTCATCATCTACCCTCTCGACATCGCGCACACCCGCCTCGCTGCTGACGTGGGCCACACCGACTCCCGCCAGTTCCGCGGCATCTGCCACTTCCTTCACACAATCTACCAGAAAAACGGAATCCGCGGCATCTACCGTGGCCTCCCCGCCTCCCTCCACGGCATGGTCATCCACCGCGGCCTATACTTTGGGGGCTTCGACACCGTGAAGGATTGCTTAATAACGAACGAGTCCCCACTGTGGAAGAGGTGGGTCGCGGCGCAGGCGGTTACTACAACGGCGGGCTTAATTTCGTACCCGTTGGATACCGTGCGGAGGAGGATGATGATGCAGTCGGGGATGGAAAAGCCGGTGTATGACTCGACATTGGATTGTTGGAGAAAGATATATAGGCTCGAGGGGTTGGGTTCGTTTTACCGTGGGGCGCTGTCGAATATGTTTCGGAGCACGGGAGCCGCGGCCATATTGGTTTTGTATGATGAGGTGAAGAAGTTCATGAACTGGGGTGGGCTGTAA
- the LOC109713014 gene encoding nucleolin-like: MPRRKASAKPAEPVKPAEPEPEPEPEPEVEEHEETMEEEEVEYEEVEEEVEEIEEEEEEVVEEEEEEEDPDEEETASGPGTNGPRESKDDDQTDEDESKTHAELLALPPHGSEVYVGNIPHDALEEDLKNFCESVGEVFEVRMMKGKDSSENKGYAFVTFRTKELAAKAIRDLRNAEFKGKKIKCSTSQAKHRLFIGNVPRNWTKDDLKKVVSEVGPGVINVDLMKDPQNSSRNRGFAFIEYYNHGCAEYSRKKMSMPKFKLDSNAPTVSWADPRSGDSSSSSQVKAVYVKNLPKNVTQDQLIKLFERHGEITKVVLPPPKPGHEKRYAFVHFKERSMAMKALKNTEKYELDGDVLDCSLAKPPSDKKVETAPSAQKGPLLPNYPLPIGYGLMGGAYGALAPAPMQPMFYGRGPNPAGMAMVPMVLPDGRVGYVLQQPGAPMGPAHQGSSNRGGSSSGGRKGGGSGSGGGGSGDGNRGRRYRPY, translated from the exons ATGCCGAGGAGGAAAGCAAGTGCAAAGCCAGCTGAACCAGTAAAGCCTGCTGAGCCTGAGCCTGAGCCTGAGCCGGAGCCTGAAGTTGAAGAACATGAAGAGAcaatggaagaagaagaggttgaGTATGAAGAAGTTGAAGAAGAAGTAGAGGAaatagaggaggaggaagaggaggtcgttgaagaggaggaagaggaggaggacccCGATGAGGAAGAAACTGCTAGTGGACCTGGAACGAATGGCCCGCGTGAATCAAAGGATGATGATCAAACTGATGAGGATGAAAGCAAAACGCATGCTGAACTCCTTGCTCTTCCTCCTCATGGTTCTGAAGTTTATGTTGGCAATATTCCTCACGATGCTTTAGAAGAAGATTTGAAAAATTTCTGTGAGTCTGTTGGCGAGGTCTTTGAG GTTAGGATGATGAAAGGCAAGGATTCATCAGAAAACAAAGGTTACGCCTTTGTTACTTTCAGAACGAAAGAATTAGCTGCAAAGGCTATTAGAGATTTGAGAAATGCTGAATTTAAA GGGAAGAAGATAAAGTGCTCCACATCGCAAGCAAAGCATCGTCTATTCATTGGAAATGTTCCTAGAAACTGGACGAAGGATGATTTGAAGAAGGTTGTTAGTGAAGTTGGTCCTGGAGTTATTAATGTTGACTTGATGAAG GATCCACAAAATTCTAGCCGTAATCGTGGCTTTGCATTTATCGAGTATTACAACCATGGATGTGCTGAATATTCACGAAAGAAGATGTCCATGCCCAAATTCAAGCTAGATTCTAATGCCCCCACAGTGAGCTGGGCTGACCCTAGGAGTGGGGATTCTTCTTCAAGCTCTCAG GTGAAGGCAGTTTATGTAAAGAATTTGCCTAAGAATGTAACCCAAGATCAGTTGATAAAGCTTTTTGAACGCCATGGAGAGATTACTAAGGTGGTGCTGCCGCCTCCAAAGCCCGGTCATGAGAAGAGGTATGCTTTTGTGCATTTTAAAGAGCGGTCGATGGCCATGAAGGCGCTTAAGAACACTGAGAAGTATGAACTTGATG GTGATGTTCTTGATTGTTCTCTGGCGAAACCTCCATCAGATAAGAAAGTTGAAACAGCACCTAGTGCTCAAAAAGGTCCTCTCTTGCCCAATTATCCGCTCCCTATTGGTTATGGCTTAATGGGAGGTGCTTATGGTGCGCTTGCTCCAGCTCCCATGCAG CCCATGTTTTATGGAAGGGGGCCGAACCCTGCTGGCATGGCAATGGTGCCAATGGTATTACCCGACGGGCGCGTTGGCTATGTATT GCAACAACCTGGGGCTCCAATGGGACCCGCGCATCAAGGCAGCAGCAATCGAGGTGGCAGCTCCAGCGGGGGCCGAAAAGGAGGTGGCAGTGGCAGTGGCGGTGGTGGTAGTGGTGATGGTAATCGCGGTCGCAGGTACCGTCCTTATTGA